In Oryza sativa Japonica Group chromosome 11, ASM3414082v1, the following are encoded in one genomic region:
- the LOC4350051 gene encoding peroxidase 43, translated as MGRSGGGGGGPAMLLVAAVLVAGAAVSNAQLKVGFYSKSCPTAESTVASAVRQFADADSTILPALVRLQFHDCFAKGCDGSVLIKGVGNNAEVNNNKHQGLRGLDVVDSIKQQLESECPGVVSCADIVVLASRDAIAFTGGPSFDVPTGRRDGRTSSLRDADVLPDVKDSIDVLRSKFAANGLDDKDLVLLSSAHTVGTTACFFLQDRLYNFPLAGGGRGADPSIPEAFLSELQSRCAPGDFNTRLPLDRGSEAEFDTSILRNIRNGFAVIASDAALYNATATVGVVDTYSSMLSAFFGPYFRQDFADAMVKMGSVGVLTGAAGEVRKVCSKFN; from the exons ATGGGTaggagtggtggtggcggtggtggtccgGCGATGttgctggtggcggcggtgctcgtcgccggcgccgccgtcagcAATGCGCAGCTGAAGGTGGGGTTCTACTCCAAGTCATGCCCTACAGCTGAATccaccgtcgcctccgccgtccggcAGTTCGCCGACGCCGACAGCACCATCCTCCCCGCCCTTGTTCGTCTCCAGTTCCACGACTGCTTCGCCAAG GGGTGTGATGGGTCGGTGCTGATCAAGGGAGTGGGGAATAACGCGGAGGTGAACAACAACAAGCACCAGGGGCTGCGTGGGCTTGACGTGGTGGACAGCATCAAGCAGCAGCTGGAGTCGGAGTGCCCCGGcgtcgtctcctgcgccgacatcgtcgtcctcgcctcccGCGACGCCATCGCCTTC ACGGGTGGGCCGTCGTTCGACGTGCCGACGGGGCGGCGCGACGGGCGGACGTCGAGCCTCCGCGACGCCGACGTGCTCCCCGACGTCAAGGACTCCATCGACGTCCTCCGCTCCAAGTTCGCCGCCAATGGCCTCGACGACAAGGACCTCGTCCTCCTCAGCT CGGCGCACACGGTGGGGACGACGGCGTGCTTCTTCCTGCAGGACAGGCTGTACAActtcccgctcgccggcggcggccgcggcgcggacCCGTCGATCCCGGAGGCGTTCCTCTCGGAGCTCCAGtcccggtgcgcccccggcgacTTCAACACGCGGCTGCCGCTCGACCGCGGCAGCGAGGCCGAGTTCGACACCTCCATCCTCCGCAACATCCGCAACGGCTTCGCCGTCATCGCCTCCGACGCCGCGCTCTACAACGCCACGGCCACCGTCGGCGTCGTCGACACCTACTCCAGCATGCTCAGCGCCTTCTTCGGCCCCTACTTCCGCCAGGACTTCGCCGACGCCATGGTCAAGATGGGGAGCGTCGGCgtgctcaccggcgccgccggcgaggtcagGAAAGTCTGCTCCAAGTTCAActga
- the LOC4350053 gene encoding alcohol dehydrogenase 1 yields MATAGKVIKCKAAVAWEAAKPLVIEEVEVAPPQAMEVRVKILFTSLCHTDVYFWEAKGQTPVFPRIFGHEAGGIVESVGEGVTDLAPGDHVLPVFTGECKECAHCKSAESNMCDLLRINTDRGVMIGDGKSRFSINGKPIYHFVGTSTFSEYTVMHVGCVAKINPAAPLDKVCVLSCGISTGLGATINVAKPPKGSTVAIFGLGAVGLAAAEGARIAGASRIIGIDLNANRFEEARKFGCTEFVNPKDHDKPVQQVLAEMTNGGVDRSVECTGNINAMIQAFECVHDGWGVAVLVGVPHKDAEFKTHPMNFLNERTLKGTFFGNYKPRTDLPNVVELYMKKELEVEKFITHSVPFSEINTAFDLMHKGEGIRCIIRMEN; encoded by the exons ATGGCGACCGCAGGGAAGGTGATCAAGTGCAAAG cggcggtggcatggGAGGCCGCGAAGCCGCTGGTGatcgaggaggtggaggtggcgccgccgcAGGCCATGGAGGTGCGCGTCAAGATCCTCTTCACCTCGCTCTGCCACACCGACGTCTACTTCTGGGAGGCCAAG GGACAGACTCCCGTGTTCCCTCGGATCTTCGGCCATGAAGCTGGAGG TATTGTGGAGAGTGTTGGAGAGGGTGTGACTGATCTTGCCCCTGGTGACCATGTTCTCCCTGTGTTCACTGGGGAGTGCAAGGAGTGTGCCCACTGCAAGTCAGCAGAGAGCAACATGTGTGATCTGCTCAGGATCAACACTGACAGGGGTGTGATGATTGGTGATGGCAAATCACGCTTTTCCATCAACGGGAAGCCCATTTACCATTTCGTCGGGACTTCGACCTTCAGCGAGTACACTGTCATGCATGTTGGTTGCGTTGCGAAGATCAACCCGGCAGCTCCACTTGATAAAGTTTGCGTTCTTAGCTGTGGTATTTCTACTG GTCTTGGTGCTACAATCAATGTGGCAAAGCCACCAAAGGGTTCGACGGTGGCGATATTTGGTCTAGGAGCTGTAGGCCTTGCT GCCGCAGAAGGTGCAAGGATTGCAGGAGCGTCAAGGATCATTGGCATTGACCTGAACGCCAACAGATTTGAAGAAG CTAGGAAATTTGGTTGCACTGAATTTGTGAACCCAAAGGACCATGACAAGCCAGTTCAGCAG GTACTTGCTGAGATGACCAATGGCGGAGTTGACCGCAGCGTTGAATGCACTGGCAACATCAACGCCATGATCCAAGCATTTGAATGTGTTCATGAT GGCTGGGGTGTTGCTGTTTTGGTCGGCGTGCCACACAAGGACGCCGAGTTCAAGACCCACCCGATGAACTTCCTGAACGAGAGGACTCTCAAGGGAACCTTCTTCGGCAACTACAAGCCACGCACCGATCTGCCCAACGTCGTCGAGCTCTACATGAAGAAG GAGCTGGAGGTGGAGAAGTTCATCACACACAGCGTGCCGTTCTCGGAGATCAACACGGCGTTCGACCTGATGCACAAGGGCGAGGGCATCCGCTGCATCATCCGCATGGAGAACTGA